CACAGGCGTTCGGGCACGTCGTCGTAGGCCAGCTTCACCCAGTCGTCCATGGTGCCTTCGGGTTGGTGTTGCATGGCGCGCACCACCTTGGCTTCGCGCGCCAGGCGGTGGGCTTTCAGGTGGGCGATCGCCGCGCGGGCGCCGCCGTGTTCCGGTGCGCTCGGACTGTCCGCGGTTCGCCTCAGGTCGCCCAGCACGTAGCCGTGCGCGGGCAGGATGAATTCGACCCCGTGTTGCGCGCACAGCCGGTCCAGCTTGTCCAGCGAATCGAGGTAGTCGCCCATGTGGCCGTCGGGCGGGTCGATCACGGTGGTGCTGCCGTTGAGGATGTGGTCGCCGCTGAACAGCAGGCCGTCTTCTTCGAGCAGCAGGCAGAGGTGGTTGGCCGCGTGGCCGGGGGTGTGCACCACCTGCAGCGTGTGGGTGGCGCCGTCCTGGCCCTGCAAGACGAGGCGTTCGCCGTCGGCCAGCGCGCGTTCGGGCGTGAAGCGGCTGTTCTCGCGCGAGGTGGGCGCGCTGGGCAGACCGAGGATGGGCGGCTTCTCGGCACACAGGGCCTGCAGCCGCGCGGCGCCGGGCGAATGGTCGGGGTGGGAGTGGGTGCAGACGATGGCGCGGATGTCGCCACCCGCGGCGCGCCACAGGCGTTCGATGTGTTCTGGAATGTCCGGTCCGGGGTCGATGGCGATGTGGCCGCTCATCGGGTCGCCCACCAGGTAGCTGTTGGTGCCCGGGCCGGTCATGAAGCCGGGGTTGGGCGCGGTGAGCCGTTGCACGTTTTTCAGCAGCGGCACCGGGCGCTGTGTCTGCCAGGCCAGCTCGTGCACGATCTGCCCGTGGGGGCTGACGAGCGCCAGTTCGCCAAACGGGGCCTCGTGTTCCATATGGCGCGATTCGTGGCCGTTCAGCAGGCCGGCACGCGGGCAACTGGTGAACAGCGGCTCATCGCTGACCGCACAAGCGTTCAACAGCTCATCGACCGAGGCAAAGGCCTGCAACCGCTCCAACGTGCGGGCGGTCGGGAAGATGATGAAGAAGTCGCCCGCCGCGTGGCGCGCCAGGGCGTCGGCCGGGCGCACCCAGACCGGTTCGAACTGCTCGGTCTCATCGGCCACCGGCTCCTGACCCTCGGGCATGCGCGCGACGAGGAAGGGCACGTCGAAGCGGCGTGGCAGGTCGCGGTCGGTGATCCAGTGGGCGAGCACGAAGACCTCGGCGCCGGACAGCGTGAGGCCCTGCGTCGCGCATTGGGCGGCGAACGGCGCCTGGCGATCCAGCGCCGCGATCTGCGCCGTGCCCAGGTGCGAGCCGTCGGCGCGGCGCGCGAGCAGGATGCCGAGCTCCTCGAAGCTCTCGCGGATGGCGGCGATGGCCTGCGTCAGGTGCAGGTCGCTTTGTGTCGCGCGGCGGGTGGACTGGCCATGCGATTGCGCATCGGCGGCGTCGATGCCGCCGCCCGGAAACACGTAGGCGCCGGGCGCGAAACTCGCCGTCATGGAGCGGCGTGTCATCAGCACTTCGATGCCCGGGTTGGCGGGCTCGGCGCTGTCGCGCAGCAGCAGCACGGTGGCGGCGGGGCGCACGGCGGCGGGCGTGCGGACGGGGTGCAGGCGTTGGGATGAGCGGACCATGCCGCATTGTGCTGCGCCCTGCCCATGGGCGCTGTCGCCCCGGTGGATGCACTTTCGCCAGCGTCAGAATCCGTTCACCTGTCGAAGCCTCGCGTGGTGCGAGCACTTCGACACGGATGGCGCGCAAAGCGCTGTCAGGCGGTCCCGAGCGCCGCCATCTCGGGCGACAGGCCCTGCCAGGCGATGTCGAAACCTGGGGTGTGGCGAGCGGGGGGCAGCGGCGGCGTGCGCAGCGCCCAGTGGGTGCCGGCGGTGACGCTGTCGATCACCGGCACAGGCACATCGCTCTGGATGGCCGCAGCCATGCCGGCCAGGCCCGCGCCGCCGAGGATGACGGCCTGCACGCCGAGCTGGTGCGCCGCATCGCGGCAGGCCTGGGCCAGCAGGCGGTGGGCGCCGGCCGGGTCGGCGGCAAGCTGCGCGCCCGTGGGTACCACGGTGTGGATGCCCGCGAGCTGCTGCGCCTGACCGAGCGCCTGCGCGAGGCGCTGCAGCATCGGTCCCCAGCGCTCGCCGCCGGTGACGATGGCGTAACGGCCGTGGCGCGCGGCTTCGATGAAGGCGGCCTCGGCCAGACCGGTGACCGGCGCGGGGCTGGACTCGCGCAAGGCCATCAGGCCCGGGTCGCCGAAGCAGCCGATCAACACCGCGTCGGGTGGGGCTTCTGCGCTCGCCAGCGCAGAAGCCCAGGCGTCGAGCGCGGCGTGGGCGGCCACGGCGTAGCTGGCTTCGTCGGCGATGTAAGGCGCGCCGAAGCGCGCGGTCACGGTGCGGACCTGCACGTGCAGACCGGCGGCGGCCTGTACATGGGTCTGCAGCAGCGCGCTCACGCGCTCCGAGGTGTTGGGGTTGATGACCAGCAGCTGTTTCATGTTCAACCGAACAGTTGCATCAGGTCCGGCGCGCCGTCGCGTGTGGGCTGAAAGCTCAGTTGCGACTCCAGCCGCTCCAGGTGCTCGCGCATCAAGCGCGAGGCCTCGCGTGCATCGCGCAGCTTGATCGCCGAAAGCAGGGCGCGGTGCTCCTGGCAGCCGCAGGCGGTGGCGTCTTCGCGCGCCTGGTTGTGCGGCGCGCTGTAGGTCATGAGGATCAGCGAGGTGCGCGAGACCAGCTCGCGCAGGATGCGGCCGAGCGTGTCGTGTCCGGCGTGGTCGGCGATGTGCAGGTGGAAGTCGCCCGAGAGCCGGATCGCGCGCCGCATGTCGCCCGCGGCGCGCGCCGCCTCTTCGTCGCGGATGCAGCGGGTGAGGGTCTGGATGTCGGCCGTGGTGGCCGAGGCAATGAAGCGCTCCACCAGCGTGGGCTCGATCATGCGCCGCACCTCGAACACCTCGCGCGCCTCCTGTTCGCTGGGCTGGGCGATGGACGCGCCGCGGTTGGGCGTGAGCGTCACCACCTGTTCGTTGGCGAGGCGCACCAGCACCGGGCGGATGCGCGTGCGGGAAACGCCGAAGGCCTCGGCCAGCCGGTCCTCCACCAGCTTGGTGCCGGGCGGCAGCCGGTGGTCGAGGATGGCCGAGACCATGCGCTCGTAGATATCCTGATCGGACAGCGGCGTCATGGTCGTGGCGGGTGGAGCCTTCGGCTTCGTCATAGGGGGCATTCTCCGGCGCCACGGTCCAGCACACACCGTGGAACGGGCTTTGCCCGGCCACGGGTGTGGTCCCCCCTCCTGAGGGGGGAAGATGCGAAGCGGCGCAGGGGGGTCATCGCTTTTTCAGGAGCATGGCCACACCCACGGTGACGCCGATCACCACGAACGACACCACGGTGGTCACGGTGCCCAGCGCGTAGATGGCTGGCGTGGTGACGGTGGAGGTGAGGCCCTGCAGCTCCAGCGGCAGGGTGTTGACGTCGCCGATGGCCTGTGAGGTGCGGGCAATCTCGTCCCAGCTGAGCGTGAAGCCGAACATGCCGATGCCGACCACCGAGGGGCCGATCAGGGGCAGTACCACGTGGCGGAAGGTCTGCCAGGGCGTGGCGCCCAGGTCGCGCGCCGCTTCTTCATAGGCCGGGTTGAAGCGGTTGAACACCGCGAACATGATCAGCAGGCCAAACGGCAGGGTCCAGGTGAGGTGGGCACCGAGCGCCGAGGTGAACAGGCCGAGTGCGGTGCCGTATGCCTCCAGCGTGCCGGTCGCGCCCACCGCTTCGAGCAGCCACTTGAGGCCACCGTCGAGCAGGCGGAACTGCAGGCCGATGCCCAGCGACACGATGATGGACGGCATGATCAGGCTGGCCACCGTCACATAGAACAGCGCGTTGCCACCGCTGAGCTTCTTGCGGAACGCCAGCCCCGCCAGCACCGAGAACAGCACGGTCAGCAGCATCACCACGCCACCCAGCATGAGCGAGCGCAGGAAGGCCGCGCCGATGTCCACCGTGCCCAGGCCCTCGGCGAGCTGGCGGAACCAGTGCAGCGACAGACCCCGCAGCGGGAAGGTCAGGCCGCCCTCCGGCCCTTGGAACGAGAGCACGAAGATGACGAACATCGGGCCGTACATGAACAGCACGAAGAGCGCGAAGACCAAAGCCAGTGGCCAGAAGCCGGGGGCGCGGGATTCGGTGGTGTGGGACATGGTCAGAGTTCCTTCCTGATATCAACCAGGCGGGTCAGGCACCAGATGATCATCAGCACCACCGCGAGCAGGATCACGGCGTTGGCGGCGGCCAGCGGGAATTGCAGGTAGCTGGTCTGTACCTGGATGATCTTGCCGACCGAGGCAATCTGTTGTCCGCCCATGACGCCGATGGTCACGAAGTCGCCCATGACGATGGTGATGACGAAGATCGAGCCGATGATGATGCCGGTCTTGCACAGCGGCACGACCACGTTCCACAGCGTCTGCCAGGCGCTGGCACCGGCGTCGCTGGCGGCCTCGAGCAGGCTGCGGTCGATGCGCATCATGCTGTTGAAGATGGGCACGATCATGAACATGGTGTAGAGGTGCACGAAGGCCAGCACCACCGAGAAGTCGGAGAACAGCAGCCACTCGATGGGGGTCTCGATCAACCCCATGCCCTGCAGGCCCTGGTTCACCAGGCCGTTGCGCCCGAGCAGCGGCACCCACGAGATCATGCGGATCACGTTCGAGGTCCAGAACGGCACGGTGCACAGAATGAACAGCGCCGTCTGCATGCCGGAAGAGCGCACATGAAACGCCAGGAAATACGCCACCGCAAAACCCAGCACCAGCGTGATGCCCCAGACCAGCAGGCTGAACTTCAGCGTGGACAGATACGTGGATAGCGAGACGCAGAAATCGCCGTGTTCGGTGAGTGTCGAGCAGCCTTCAAAAATAGCGAAGTAGTTGCGCAGCGTGAATGCCGGCAACAGCTCGTACTCGTTGAAATCCCAGAAACTGACCATCACGATCAGCCCCAGCGGAATCAGGAAGAACAGCACAAACACCAGCGTGAACGGCGCCGCCTGCCACCAGGCGTGCAGCGTGCGGTTCGGGCTGTCGGCGACAGGCGCCGCGATCGAAGTGGATGTGCTGCTCATGGAGAGAACCAATCAAGGGAAGAAAGCGAGCGTGGAGCGAGACTTCGCGGCGAGCGCAGCGAAGCCCCCTCCAGGCCACCGCGGAACCGGCTTTGCCGGGCCACCAGTGGCGCCCCCCTCCGGGGGGTGACGCCGCAGGCGGCGCGGGGGGCAGAGTTCGTCACGCAGCGACGAACTCGTTCCACTTCCTCACCATGTACTCGTTCTCATCCATCACCGCGTTCCAGCAGGCGATGCCGCCCATGCGCGCTTCGTAGCTGCCGCCGTCGCGCACCGCGCCGGCCTTGGCCAGCACGTCGCCATTCGGGCTCTTGATGTCCTGCGCGGCGGGTTTGCCTTCCATCCAGTAGGCCCACTCGTAGGCTTCCATCTTGGCCTTGGCAGTCTCCAGCACGGCGCTGTAGTAGCCCTGGCGGTTGAGGTAGGCGCCGGCCCAGCCGTCGAGGAACCAGTTGATGAACTCGTAGGCGCCGTCGAGCTTGCGGCCGCTCAGCGTGGCGGGCAGGCCGAAACCGGCGGCCCAGGCGCGATAGCCTTCCTTGAGTGGCTGGAAGTTGCAGGCGATGCCCTTGGTGCGCACGGCGGTCACGGCCGGGCTCCACATGGACTGGATCACCACCTCGCCCGAGGCCATCAGGTTCACCGACTCGTTGAAGTCTTTCCACAGCGCGCGGAACTGACCGGCCTTCTTGGCTTCGATCAGGGTCTTGATCGTCAGGTCGATCTCGGCCTTGGTCATGTTGCCCTTGTCCGGGTACTTGTGGATGCCCATGGCCTCCACCACCATCGCCGCGTCCATGATGCCGATGCTGGGGATGTTCAGGATGGCGGCCTTGCCCTTGAACTCTGGGTTCAGCAGCTCTGCCCAGGAGCTGATGGGGCGCTTGATCAGGTCGGGGCGGATGCCCAGCGTGTCGGCGTTGTAGACCGTGGGAATCAGGCTCATGAACTGGGTCGGGCTCTTGGCGAAGACCTTGCTCTTTTCGCCTTCGAGGTAGATCACCTTCTTGGGCGCCGTGCCCTGGTCGCCCACGGCCTTGCCGGCCACGGTGCCGGTGGTGAACAGCGGGGTGATCTTGTCGGCGTTCTTGATCTTCTTGACGTCGATGCCCTTCAAGTTGCCGGTGGGCACGATCTTCTTGAGCGAGAAGTACTCGGTGTCGATCAGGTCGAAGCTGTTGGGTGCGGTCACGGCGCGTTTGGTCACGTCGTCGGTGGTCACGGCCACGTACTGGATCTTGATGCCGGTGTCCTTCTCGAACTTCTCGGCAATCGTCTTGTCCTGGTTCACCGCGGTGCCCAGGTACCGCAGGGTGATCTTGTCCTGGGCGTGCACGGCCGGGGCCAGGCCGCTGGCCAGGATGCCGGCCATGCCGGCGGTGCCCTGCAGCAGGCTGCGGCGCGAGAGGCCCGTGGCGGGCGTGGCGGAAATGGGGTCGATCGGATCGGACATGGTGAAGCTCCTGTGGCTGGGGTTGGAACGGGGAAGGGAAGCGGAAAAGAAGGATCAGGCGCTGCCGAAGCTGTGGGCCTGTTCGGGTGCCCAGGTCAGGCCGACGCGGTCGCCCGGGTGGTAGGGGGCCTGCACGAAAGCGGCCTCGGACAACATCACCGACACCTTGTCGCTGGCCTCGGCCTGATCCAGTTGCAGGCCCAGCAGCACGTAGCTGCCCTGATACTCGACATCGCTCACGGTGGCGGGCCAGCCCGCGCCCTCGGCCGGTGCGAGGCGGATGTGGTCGTTGCGCACGGCAACCTTGCCCACGGTGGTGTTCAGCACGTTGTGGCCGCCCATGAAGCGCGCCACGAACTCGCTGGCCGGGCGGTTGTAGACCTCGTGCGGCGAGCCGACCTGTTCGATGCGGCCGTGGTTCATCACCACCATGGTGTCGGCCAGGGCCATGGCCTCTTCCTGTGAGTGGGTGACGTGGATGAAGGTCAGGCCCAGTTCCTTTTGCCAGTGGCGCAGCTCGGCGCGCATCTGGATGCGCAGGAAGGGGTCGAGCGCGGACAGCGGCTCGTCGAGCAGCAACACGCGCGGCTGGGTGATGAGCGCGCGCGCCAGCGCCACGCGCTGCTGCTGGCCGCCCGAGAGTTCGCCCGGTTTGCGCTGCGCCAGGTGGCCCATGGCCACACGTTCCAGCAGGTCCTGCGCCTGGCGCTGGCGGGTGGCCTTGTCCACGCCTTTCATCTTGAGGCTGAAGGCCACGTTGTCCAGCGCCGAGAGGTGCGGGAACAGCGCGAAGCTCTGGAACATCATGGCCGTGCCGCGCGCGGCCGCGGGCAGGCCGGTGATGTTGCGGTTCTCCAGCAGGATGTCGCCGCTGGTGGTGCTTTCGTGCCCGGCGATCATGCGCAGCGTGGTGCTCTTGCCGCAGCCCGAGGGCCCGAGCAGGCAGCAGTAGCTGTTGGCGGCGATGCGCAGGTCGATCGCGTCCACCGCCACGCTGCCCTGGGCGTAGCGTTTGGTCAGGGCGATGAGTTCGATGGCGTTGGGCGTGGGGGTGGAGGCGTCCATGCCAGCCGTTGATGCACAAGGCGTGCCAGGCGTTTTGTACGCAATGCGCACAGGATTGTGTACAAAATGGCACTCTTGTTGTGCGCAAAACGGTGGCGCGAGGCGACTCATGGACCGCGCCGGTGCATGCGCACCGCTGTGAGGCGCGCCCCGGCGTGCGACCCACGCACCGCCGGGCGGCGTGATGGGCGGATAATTCCGCCCATGCACATCCGCTTCACCAAAATGCAGGGCGCGGGCAACGATTTCGTCGTGCTCGACGAGACGCGCGGCCTCCTGGGGCTCAGCCATGCGCAGTACCGCTGGCTGGCCGACCGCCACTTCGGCGTCGGCGCCGACCAGATCCTCAGCGTGCGGCCCTCGCCCGGACCGGGGCTGGACTTTGAATACGTGATCCACAACGCCGATGGCGGCGAGGTCGAACACTGCGGCAACGGCGCGCGCTGCTTCGTGAGCTATGTGCGCGACAAAGGCATGACCGACGCCAACCCGGTGCGCGTGAAAGTGAAGCACGGCGAGATCAGCCTGGCGCTGAACCCCGACGGCCGGGTCACCGTGGACATGGGCGCGCCCGTGTTCGCGCTGGAGCGCGTGCCGTTTGATGCGAGCGACCTGCAGGCCCAGGCCATGGGCAACTTCGAGCGCTGGCCGCTGGCCTTGCCGGGTGGCGGCGAGGCGCTGGTGTCGGTG
This Hydrogenophaga taeniospiralis DNA region includes the following protein-coding sequences:
- a CDS encoding MBL fold metallo-hydrolase, yielding MVRSSQRLHPVRTPAAVRPAATVLLLRDSAEPANPGIEVLMTRRSMTASFAPGAYVFPGGGIDAADAQSHGQSTRRATQSDLHLTQAIAAIRESFEELGILLARRADGSHLGTAQIAALDRQAPFAAQCATQGLTLSGAEVFVLAHWITDRDLPRRFDVPFLVARMPEGQEPVADETEQFEPVWVRPADALARHAAGDFFIIFPTARTLERLQAFASVDELLNACAVSDEPLFTSCPRAGLLNGHESRHMEHEAPFGELALVSPHGQIVHELAWQTQRPVPLLKNVQRLTAPNPGFMTGPGTNSYLVGDPMSGHIAIDPGPDIPEHIERLWRAAGGDIRAIVCTHSHPDHSPGAARLQALCAEKPPILGLPSAPTSRENSRFTPERALADGERLVLQGQDGATHTLQVVHTPGHAANHLCLLLEEDGLLFSGDHILNGSTTVIDPPDGHMGDYLDSLDKLDRLCAQHGVEFILPAHGYVLGDLRRTADSPSAPEHGGARAAIAHLKAHRLAREAKVVRAMQHQPEGTMDDWVKLAYDDVPERLWPVAKRSLLAHVERLQSLGGFNL
- a CDS encoding aspartate/glutamate racemase family protein, translating into MKQLLVINPNTSERVSALLQTHVQAAAGLHVQVRTVTARFGAPYIADEASYAVAAHAALDAWASALASAEAPPDAVLIGCFGDPGLMALRESSPAPVTGLAEAAFIEAARHGRYAIVTGGERWGPMLQRLAQALGQAQQLAGIHTVVPTGAQLAADPAGAHRLLAQACRDAAHQLGVQAVILGGAGLAGMAAAIQSDVPVPVIDSVTAGTHWALRTPPLPPARHTPGFDIAWQGLSPEMAALGTA
- a CDS encoding GntR family transcriptional regulator; translated protein: MTKPKAPPATTMTPLSDQDIYERMVSAILDHRLPPGTKLVEDRLAEAFGVSRTRIRPVLVRLANEQVVTLTPNRGASIAQPSEQEAREVFEVRRMIEPTLVERFIASATTADIQTLTRCIRDEEAARAAGDMRRAIRLSGDFHLHIADHAGHDTLGRILRELVSRTSLILMTYSAPHNQAREDATACGCQEHRALLSAIKLRDAREASRLMREHLERLESQLSFQPTRDGAPDLMQLFG
- a CDS encoding ABC transporter permease, with the translated sequence MSHTTESRAPGFWPLALVFALFVLFMYGPMFVIFVLSFQGPEGGLTFPLRGLSLHWFRQLAEGLGTVDIGAAFLRSLMLGGVVMLLTVLFSVLAGLAFRKKLSGGNALFYVTVASLIMPSIIVSLGIGLQFRLLDGGLKWLLEAVGATGTLEAYGTALGLFTSALGAHLTWTLPFGLLIMFAVFNRFNPAYEEAARDLGATPWQTFRHVVLPLIGPSVVGIGMFGFTLSWDEIARTSQAIGDVNTLPLELQGLTSTVTTPAIYALGTVTTVVSFVVIGVTVGVAMLLKKR
- a CDS encoding ABC transporter permease translates to MSSTSTSIAAPVADSPNRTLHAWWQAAPFTLVFVLFFLIPLGLIVMVSFWDFNEYELLPAFTLRNYFAIFEGCSTLTEHGDFCVSLSTYLSTLKFSLLVWGITLVLGFAVAYFLAFHVRSSGMQTALFILCTVPFWTSNVIRMISWVPLLGRNGLVNQGLQGMGLIETPIEWLLFSDFSVVLAFVHLYTMFMIVPIFNSMMRIDRSLLEAASDAGASAWQTLWNVVVPLCKTGIIIGSIFVITIVMGDFVTIGVMGGQQIASVGKIIQVQTSYLQFPLAAANAVILLAVVLMIIWCLTRLVDIRKEL
- a CDS encoding ABC transporter substrate-binding protein — encoded protein: MSDPIDPISATPATGLSRRSLLQGTAGMAGILASGLAPAVHAQDKITLRYLGTAVNQDKTIAEKFEKDTGIKIQYVAVTTDDVTKRAVTAPNSFDLIDTEYFSLKKIVPTGNLKGIDVKKIKNADKITPLFTTGTVAGKAVGDQGTAPKKVIYLEGEKSKVFAKSPTQFMSLIPTVYNADTLGIRPDLIKRPISSWAELLNPEFKGKAAILNIPSIGIMDAAMVVEAMGIHKYPDKGNMTKAEIDLTIKTLIEAKKAGQFRALWKDFNESVNLMASGEVVIQSMWSPAVTAVRTKGIACNFQPLKEGYRAWAAGFGLPATLSGRKLDGAYEFINWFLDGWAGAYLNRQGYYSAVLETAKAKMEAYEWAYWMEGKPAAQDIKSPNGDVLAKAGAVRDGGSYEARMGGIACWNAVMDENEYMVRKWNEFVAA
- a CDS encoding ABC transporter ATP-binding protein; the protein is MDASTPTPNAIELIALTKRYAQGSVAVDAIDLRIAANSYCCLLGPSGCGKSTTLRMIAGHESTTSGDILLENRNITGLPAAARGTAMMFQSFALFPHLSALDNVAFSLKMKGVDKATRQRQAQDLLERVAMGHLAQRKPGELSGGQQQRVALARALITQPRVLLLDEPLSALDPFLRIQMRAELRHWQKELGLTFIHVTHSQEEAMALADTMVVMNHGRIEQVGSPHEVYNRPASEFVARFMGGHNVLNTTVGKVAVRNDHIRLAPAEGAGWPATVSDVEYQGSYVLLGLQLDQAEASDKVSVMLSEAAFVQAPYHPGDRVGLTWAPEQAHSFGSA
- the dapF gene encoding diaminopimelate epimerase, giving the protein MHIRFTKMQGAGNDFVVLDETRGLLGLSHAQYRWLADRHFGVGADQILSVRPSPGPGLDFEYVIHNADGGEVEHCGNGARCFVSYVRDKGMTDANPVRVKVKHGEISLALNPDGRVTVDMGAPVFALERVPFDASDLQAQAMGNFERWPLALPGGGEALVSVLSMGNPHAVQLVDNVDSAPVLAQGPLIELHARFPARVNAGFLQIVNRGQVRLRVYERGAGETLACGTGACAAVVAGIRLGLLDAKVDVQTHGGVLTIEWADTPAHDAPVFMTGPATTVFEGEINVPDLA